In Sulfitobacter sp. OXR-159, one DNA window encodes the following:
- a CDS encoding YaeQ family protein: protein MAQNATIYKVELSVSDMDRHYYETHKLTIAKHPSETDERLMVRLVAFALNAHEHLEMTKGLSTDDEPDIWQKSLSGELDVWITLGLPSEKVLRQSCNKAAKVVVYPYGGKSAEIWWDKVKNGTSRFDTLDVVNLAESDTKALAEMASRAMKLQVMIQDGEVTVNLDEALVTLTLDRWKTAG, encoded by the coding sequence ATGGCGCAGAATGCCACCATCTACAAAGTCGAGCTTTCGGTCTCCGACATGGACCGCCACTATTATGAGACCCACAAGCTGACCATCGCCAAACACCCTTCGGAAACCGATGAGCGGTTGATGGTGCGGCTCGTCGCCTTTGCCCTCAACGCGCATGAGCATCTGGAAATGACCAAGGGGCTATCGACGGATGATGAGCCGGACATCTGGCAAAAAAGCCTGAGCGGAGAGTTGGACGTTTGGATCACGTTGGGTCTGCCCAGTGAGAAAGTCCTGCGCCAGTCCTGCAACAAGGCTGCCAAGGTCGTGGTCTATCCCTATGGCGGCAAATCGGCTGAGATCTGGTGGGACAAGGTCAAGAACGGCACCAGCCGCTTTGACACCCTCGACGTGGTGAACTTGGCCGAGAGTGACACCAAGGCGCTGGCGGAGATGGCCAGCCGCGCGATGAAGCTTCAGGTGATGATCCAAGACGGCGAGGTGACGGTGAACCTTGACGAGGCGCTGGTGACGCTCACGCTCGACCGATGGAAAACCGCCGGATAA
- a CDS encoding carboxymuconolactone decarboxylase family protein translates to MTFPSHDQDSAPEASKPLLAESQKAFGRLPGLHKVLAESPQAYEGYQVLHKLFTETDFDAEELTVVWQSINVENECHYCVPAHTGIAKMMKVSDEISDALRNETALPTPKLEALRTFTVQMVRNRGFVSDAQMQAFFDAGYSHRAVLDVILGMAQKTMSNYVNHVAETPVDEVFQPLAWKRGDNKLDV, encoded by the coding sequence ATGACATTCCCGTCCCACGACCAAGACTCCGCACCCGAAGCCTCCAAGCCGCTGCTGGCGGAATCGCAAAAGGCCTTTGGCCGCCTGCCGGGTCTGCACAAGGTGCTGGCCGAAAGCCCGCAAGCCTATGAAGGCTATCAGGTGCTGCACAAGCTATTCACCGAGACGGATTTCGACGCCGAAGAGCTGACCGTGGTTTGGCAGTCGATCAACGTCGAGAACGAGTGCCACTACTGCGTGCCCGCCCACACCGGCATTGCCAAGATGATGAAGGTCTCGGACGAGATCAGCGACGCGCTGCGCAATGAAACCGCCCTGCCGACACCCAAACTCGAAGCGCTGCGGACGTTCACCGTTCAGATGGTGCGCAACCGGGGCTTTGTCTCCGACGCGCAGATGCAGGCGTTTTTTGACGCAGGTTACAGCCACCGTGCGGTGCTGGACGTGATCCTTGGCATGGCGCAGAAGACCATGTCGAACTACGTCAACCACGTGGCCGAAACCCCGGTCGACGAAGTTTTCCAGCCGCTGGCATGGAAGCGCGGCGATAACAAGCTCGACGTTTAA
- a CDS encoding TetR/AcrR family transcriptional regulator → MPRKPNHDRAELIDRARDLFWRQGWAGTSLKDLEAVLKMKPGSFYAAFGSKVALFELALDKYAEDGAGRLAELVEAHGPMAALKRYPELAICRQEAPAKACMLSKTLLELQAHGHPLAKRASAHLMGMEEQFAVLFARMQRDGEIAAEHDPKSLARRYQSDLLGLRVSAEREGIDAHAIAREIAEGLDRL, encoded by the coding sequence ATGCCCCGCAAACCCAACCACGACCGAGCCGAGTTGATCGACCGCGCCCGCGATCTGTTCTGGCGTCAGGGCTGGGCGGGCACGTCGCTGAAAGACCTCGAAGCGGTGCTGAAAATGAAGCCCGGCAGTTTCTACGCGGCCTTCGGATCGAAAGTGGCGCTGTTTGAGCTCGCCTTGGACAAATACGCTGAGGATGGGGCCGGGCGCTTGGCCGAATTGGTCGAAGCCCATGGCCCGATGGCTGCCCTGAAACGCTATCCCGAATTGGCGATTTGCCGTCAGGAGGCGCCGGCCAAAGCCTGTATGCTGTCCAAGACTTTGTTGGAGCTACAGGCGCATGGGCACCCGTTGGCGAAACGTGCCAGCGCGCATCTCATGGGGATGGAGGAACAGTTCGCGGTGCTTTTTGCACGGATGCAGCGGGACGGAGAGATTGCGGCGGAACATGATCCAAAGTCACTGGCCCGGCGCTATCAAAGCGATCTGCTCGGCCTGCGTGTCTCGGCCGAGCGGGAGGGGATCGACGCCCATGCCATCGCCCGCGAAATCGCGGAAGGGCTGGACCGGCTGTAA
- a CDS encoding ArsR/SmtB family transcription factor, translating into MDNENALLAFAALGQPTRLDVFRLLIKAGGKGMSAGEIGVALDVRQNTMSANLSVLARAGLIRSNREGRSIRYFADMNGLRALLGFLLEDCCGGQPELCQPLLDELTCC; encoded by the coding sequence ATGGATAATGAAAACGCTCTCCTAGCCTTCGCCGCCTTGGGCCAACCGACCCGTCTGGATGTCTTTCGCCTGCTGATCAAAGCGGGGGGCAAGGGAATGTCAGCGGGGGAGATCGGCGTGGCGCTCGACGTGCGGCAAAACACCATGTCCGCCAATCTGTCGGTGCTTGCCCGCGCGGGCCTGATCCGCAGCAACCGCGAAGGCCGCAGCATCCGGTATTTCGCAGATATGAACGGGCTGCGCGCACTGCTGGGGTTCCTTTTAGAGGACTGCTGCGGCGGGCAGCCAGAACTTTGCCAACCCCTGCTGGATGAATTGACCTGCTGCTAA
- the arsB gene encoding ACR3 family arsenite efflux transporter, with the protein MTDTAHPAPAGLGAFERWLSLWVALTIGAGLLLGNLFPGIFGALAALEVASVNLPVAVLIWAMVYPMMVGVDFGALRQVGEKPKGLVVTLVVNWLIKPFTMAALGVLFFNHVFAGLIPPDDAQAYLAGVILLGAAPCTAMVFVWSNLTRGDATYTLVQVSVNDVIMVFAFAPIVAFLLGVTDITVPWDTLLISVGLYVMLPLLAGYLTRERLVAKGGEAAVDAFKARVQPFAIMGLLLTVVLLFGFQGEVILDRPLVIALIAVPLLLQSYGIFFIAYGAARAWGIPFNVAAPCALIGTSNFFELAVAVAISLFGLGSGAALATVVGVLVEVPVMLSLVAFANRTQHWFPASK; encoded by the coding sequence ATGACCGATACCGCACATCCCGCACCCGCTGGCCTTGGAGCATTTGAACGCTGGCTCTCGCTCTGGGTGGCGCTGACCATCGGGGCGGGGCTTTTGCTGGGCAATCTCTTTCCCGGCATCTTCGGCGCGCTGGCCGCGCTTGAGGTCGCCTCGGTCAACCTGCCCGTGGCGGTGCTGATCTGGGCCATGGTCTATCCGATGATGGTCGGTGTCGATTTCGGCGCGCTGCGGCAGGTGGGGGAGAAGCCGAAAGGGCTGGTGGTGACGCTGGTGGTCAATTGGCTGATCAAACCCTTCACCATGGCTGCCCTTGGGGTGCTGTTTTTCAACCATGTCTTTGCCGGGCTGATCCCGCCCGATGACGCGCAAGCCTATCTGGCGGGGGTGATCCTGTTGGGGGCCGCGCCCTGCACCGCGATGGTCTTTGTCTGGTCCAACCTCACCCGTGGTGATGCCACCTACACGCTGGTGCAGGTCAGCGTGAATGATGTGATCATGGTCTTCGCCTTCGCGCCGATCGTGGCCTTCCTTTTAGGTGTGACCGACATCACCGTGCCTTGGGACACGCTGCTGATCTCGGTCGGGCTCTACGTCATGCTGCCTTTGCTGGCGGGGTATCTCACGCGCGAACGGCTGGTGGCCAAGGGCGGCGAAGCGGCTGTCGACGCCTTTAAAGCCCGCGTGCAACCCTTTGCGATCATGGGGCTTTTACTCACCGTGGTGCTGCTCTTTGGCTTTCAGGGCGAGGTGATCCTTGACCGCCCGCTCGTCATCGCGCTGATTGCCGTGCCGCTGTTGCTGCAATCCTACGGCATCTTTTTCATCGCCTATGGTGCTGCGCGGGCTTGGGGCATTCCTTTCAACGTGGCCGCCCCCTGCGCGCTGATCGGCACCTCGAACTTCTTTGAACTGGCGGTTGCTGTGGCGATCAGCCTTTTTGGGCTGGGGTCGGGTGCTGCCTTGGCCACCGTCGTGGGCGTCTTGGTCGAAGTGCCGGTTATGCTGTCGCTCGTGGCCTTTGCCAACCGCACGCAGCATTGGTTTCCCGCCTCCAAGTGA
- the arsH gene encoding arsenical resistance protein ArsH: MTDTPNIEEDHFNPIDDARLLSPERATHGPRILLLYGSLRPRSFSRLMTEEAARILTRLGAETRTFNPTGLPLPDDAAPEHPKVQELRDLVQWSEGMVWCSPERHGAMTGVMKTQVDWIPLSLGGVRPTQGKTLAVMQVSGGSQSFNAVNQLRILGRWMRLLTIPNQSSTPKAFLEFDEDDRMKPSPFYDRVVDVMEELVKFTLLTRDNKDYLLDRYSERKESAAELSKRVNQKAI, from the coding sequence GTGACCGATACGCCGAACATCGAAGAAGACCACTTCAACCCCATCGACGACGCCCGCCTGCTGTCGCCCGAGCGCGCCACCCACGGCCCGCGCATTCTGCTGCTCTACGGCTCGCTCCGCCCGCGCTCCTTCAGCCGCCTGATGACCGAAGAAGCCGCCCGCATCCTCACCCGTCTCGGGGCCGAGACGCGGACATTTAACCCCACGGGGCTGCCGTTGCCCGACGATGCCGCACCCGAACATCCCAAAGTGCAGGAACTGCGCGATCTGGTGCAATGGTCCGAAGGCATGGTCTGGTGTTCGCCCGAACGTCACGGGGCGATGACGGGCGTCATGAAAACCCAAGTTGACTGGATCCCCCTGTCGCTGGGCGGGGTGCGCCCGACCCAAGGCAAGACTTTGGCCGTGATGCAGGTCAGCGGCGGCTCGCAGAGTTTCAACGCCGTGAACCAGCTGCGCATCTTGGGCCGTTGGATGCGGCTGCTGACCATCCCCAACCAATCCTCAACCCCCAAAGCCTTTTTGGAGTTTGACGAGGATGATCGGATGAAACCCTCGCCCTTCTATGACCGGGTGGTCGACGTGATGGAGGAACTGGTGAAGTTCACCCTGCTGACCCGCGACAACAAGGACTATCTGCTCGACCGCTATAGCGAGCGCAAAGAAAGCGCTGCGGAGCTTTCCAAACGGGTGAACCAAAAGGCGATCTGA